From a single Pseudomonas cremoricolorata genomic region:
- a CDS encoding DNA-binding protein, with product MNSFFPVTCSDTLRKIGLLVKARRLFMGLRQADLKASIGVSAHTLRKIEGGSESVDLRSFMLVLWRLGLDESVFVSLDGVENSSEITRYFNHDDAYQSLTSRRVRLAKPKPEDF from the coding sequence ATGAATAGTTTTTTCCCCGTTACCTGCTCGGACACCCTGCGCAAAATAGGGCTTCTCGTCAAAGCTAGACGCTTATTCATGGGCTTGCGACAGGCAGACCTCAAGGCATCGATAGGTGTTTCCGCCCACACGCTGCGCAAGATTGAGGGTGGATCCGAATCGGTAGACCTACGATCGTTCATGCTGGTGCTTTGGCGCCTGGGGCTCGATGAGTCGGTCTTCGTTTCTTTGGACGGTGTCGAAAACTCGTCTGAAATCACTCGTTATTTCAATCATGACGATGCCTATCAAAGTCTGACGTCGAGACGTGTGCGCTTGGCAAAGCCCAAGCCGGAGGATTTCTGA
- a CDS encoding TIR domain-containing protein, producing the protein MARKTPSVVPPQPKLKLTLQEIDRGLARLSERIAELHAFDLNTVRNGNTPELKAMQVAIKDSLTRCFGEDTSAYRTYAAATDLTYYPMIVSTGQQIDYHTPIQRRVQNSIALLEQAQKSLKEDLADLSASEEVQVTSSPQDRVVHSGRVFVVHGHDEGARESVARFLEKLGLEPIILHEQANRGGTVIEKIERHRDVGFAVVLLTPDDQGCVKGGELEPRARQNVLLELGYFLGCLGRERVCALKRGQVEIPSDFAGVVWTPMNDDGWKQALSRELQDAGYEIDWNKVMRG; encoded by the coding sequence ATGGCACGAAAGACCCCCTCTGTTGTACCTCCACAGCCGAAGCTGAAACTGACATTGCAAGAGATCGACCGTGGCCTTGCTCGGCTATCTGAACGAATTGCAGAGCTTCACGCTTTTGACCTCAACACCGTCCGGAATGGAAACACACCTGAGCTTAAGGCTATGCAGGTTGCCATCAAGGACAGTCTGACCAGATGCTTCGGGGAAGACACCAGTGCCTATCGGACCTACGCAGCCGCCACAGACCTCACGTACTATCCGATGATCGTCAGTACCGGACAGCAGATTGACTACCACACCCCAATTCAACGCAGGGTACAAAACTCTATTGCTCTGCTTGAGCAAGCACAGAAAAGTTTGAAGGAGGATTTGGCGGATCTCTCAGCCTCGGAGGAGGTCCAGGTCACCTCATCCCCTCAAGATAGAGTCGTCCATTCAGGCCGAGTGTTCGTTGTCCATGGCCATGACGAGGGAGCACGAGAGTCGGTAGCTCGATTCCTTGAAAAGCTTGGTCTAGAGCCAATCATTCTGCATGAACAGGCAAATCGTGGCGGGACGGTGATCGAGAAGATAGAAAGACACCGAGACGTAGGATTTGCCGTTGTGCTGCTCACGCCGGACGACCAGGGCTGTGTAAAGGGTGGGGAATTGGAGCCTCGCGCAAGGCAAAACGTCCTGTTGGAGCTCGGTTATTTCCTCGGCTGCCTGGGGCGCGAAAGAGTCTGCGCACTAAAGCGTGGTCAGGTTGAGATTCCAAGCGACTTTGCAGGCGTAGTCTGGACGCCGATGAACGACGACGGTTGGAAGCAAGCCTTGAGTCGTGAACTCCAAGACGCCGGTTATGAGATTGATTGGAATAAGGTGATGCGCGGCTAG